In Torulaspora delbrueckii CBS 1146 chromosome 1, complete genome, one genomic interval encodes:
- the SEC66 gene encoding Sec63 complex subunit SEC66 (similar to Saccharomyces cerevisiae SEC66 (YBR171W); ancestral locus Anc_8.588) has protein sequence MSFNDSSSGNSTFFEAEEHVETKIVSVYTPIIYGALLIIYLMIFASQYRKRRIKKMAELPSIFDENEARKLYFEVKQMSEEQTVHEKVIKALLLNRGAEAIRRSFKLKELEPQINMLYKSGSIGEDYWQRYQNEVKLAEVEFKETMMEAENLQQGWAQLFVALCKEICFNQALTRRYNSIFKRKEVCIKEWQLKIDGNGRLIQ, from the coding sequence ATGTCATTCAACGACTCCAGTAGTGGTAATAGCACTTTCTTCGAGGCGGAAGAACATGTTGAGACCAAGATAGTGTCCGTTTATACACCAATCATCTATGGAGCTCTGTTGATCATATACCTAATGATCTTTGCATCTCAGTATAGAAAGAGACggatcaagaaaatggcTGAATTGCCTTcgatttttgatgagaatgagGCCAGGAAGTTGTACTTCGAAGTCAAACAGATGAGTGAAGAACAGACCGTGCATGAGAAAGTCATCAAGGCTTTGCTACTCAATAGAGGTGCTGAAGCAATTagaagatctttcaaattgaaggagttAGAACCTCAGATCAATATGTTGTACAAGAGTGGCTCTATTGGTGAGGATTACTGGCAACGTTACCAAAATGAAGTAAAATTGGCTGAGGttgaattcaaagagactATGATGGAAGCAGAAAATCTACAACAAGGATGGGCTCAGCTATTTGTTGCCCTTTGTAAAGAGATTTGCTTTAACCAGGCTCTTACCAGGCGTTACAATTCCATCTTTAAGCGTAAAGAAGTTTGCATCAAAGAATggcaattgaagattgatGGTAATGGTAGATTGATTCAGTAG
- the ECM31 gene encoding 3-methyl-2-oxobutanoate hydroxymethyltransferase (similar to Saccharomyces cerevisiae ECM31 (YBR176W); ancestral locus Anc_8.583), protein MHQTRRQGNFEKPIAGMLPRFLSLPQLAARYGSRYSSHAAGSYKSNTIHDMHNAYLKGVPLTMCTAHDYITANWVHEASCDMLLVGDSLSMTSLGYDSTTDLPFDEFKYHVRSVCRAHGPSMVVVDMPFGSFEASTEQGLSNAIEVMKLSSKVTSLKLEVGLHTRDSYTINLIKEICSRGIPVMGHIGLTPQKAHSLGGFKVQGNKTLNGMVELQETALLLQEAGCWSLLIECVPHKLAQHLTSRLSIPTIGIGAGNGTSGQVLVVSDLLGMKQGSVPKFVKQYSHLCTSAVEGIRSYNSDVQEGRFPDKDIHTFKIKDDLWKSFIEKSKQL, encoded by the coding sequence ATGCATCAGACACGCAGACAAGgcaattttgaaaaaccGATCGCCGGTATGCTACCAAGATTTCTATCTTTGCCACAGCTAGCTGCTAGATATGGTTCACGTTACTCTTCTCATGCTGCTGGATCTTATAAATCGAATACAATCCATGATATGCACAATGCATACCTGAAGGGCGTTCCATTGACCATGTGTACTGCCCACGATTACATTACAGCCAACTGGGTTCATGAAGCGAGTTGTGACATGCTTTTGGTGGGTGATTCCTTGTCGATGACGTCGCTCGGTTACGACTCTACCACTGATTTACCCTTCGATGAGTTCAAATACCATGTACGATCTGTCTGTCGGGCTCACGGCCCTTCCATGGTCGTAGTAGATATGCCTTTTGGCAGTTTTGAAGCCAGTACCGAACAGGGTCTATCGAATGCTATTGAAGTGATGAAGCTGAGCAGCAAAGTGACCTCTTTGAAACTGGAGGTGGGTCTACACACTAGGGACAGTTATACAATCAACCTCATAAAAGAGATCTGCTCTAGAGGTATTCCAGTTATGGGACATATAGGTCTCACCCCTCAAAAGGCTCATTCCTTGGGTGGGTTCAAAGTACAAGGCAACAAGACATTGAATGGGATGGTAGAACTACAAGAGACTGCTCTTTTGTTACAGGAAGCAGGCTGTTGGTCTTTGCTGATTGAGTGCGTCCCGCATAAACTTGCTCAACATTTGACCTCTCGACTTTCGATTCCGACTATTGGAATTGGTGCTGGAAATGGGACCAGCGGACAAGTGCTTGTGGTAAGCGATCTTTTAGGAATGAAGCAAGGAAGTGTCCCAAAATTTGTGAAGCAGTACTCTCATTTATGCACAAGTGCTGTGGAAGGCATCAGATCATACAATTCAGATGTACAAGAGGGAAGGTTTCCTGATAAGGACATTCATACCTTTAAGATCAAGGACGATCTGTGGAAGAGCTTTATAGAGAAGTCCAAACAACTTTGA
- the MSD1 gene encoding aspartate--tRNA ligase MSD1 (similar to Saccharomyces cerevisiae MSD1 (YPL104W); ancestral locus Anc_8.584), producing the protein MRFIHTWRTLSKELPSATSTIVKFKLQKDAVSIDNLANLEKGAAVTVNGWIDKKPNNVGKKLAFCTLRDASGKKIQLVDSKSLLKGANVEDVVQIQGSVAPKRSKDATAEESFEIKLESIVTLNPANKKPSELQHFKTEGTYPPEYRFLQLRLPEYQDKLKKRFEITKTVRQLLDKQAFTEIETPILFKSTPEGAREFLVPTRKAADDSKKPTFYALPQSPQQYKQLLMASGVSRYFQVARCFRDEDLRADRQPEFTQIDIEMAFADGSDVMKVVEDTVISTWNEHAPSCELLTLDRSGKLVPVQGQPVYQMSYQQAMTQYGIDKPDLRAPDLKIMDLSEFKAFGHTNKDFPVFEVMVLRNAFNPEEGSNNWSFLTNIDDYNSRVPIVVPIETEQDESSWFEKFLSIATFENPKLVTRFLNLKKGDIICGSTRQHARHLFENPTPMGRLRQLVLQNTKGKDLYQQTTKNVVSWVIDFPLFSPVETMAEKNAHYPIYEPGAVTATHHPFTMVRLADYEKLKTNPLQCLGQHYDLVIDGVELGGGSTRIHDPELQEYIFEQVLNITNAEVLFGHLLKAFQMGTPPHAGFAIGFDRMCAMLCGTQSIRDVIAFPKSITGSDLVVGSPTTVPEKTLNNYNVAYAKTK; encoded by the coding sequence ATGCGGTTCATACATACTTGGAGaacactttcaaaagaattgcCCTCAGCAACTTCGACTATAGTCAAGTTTAAGCTGCAGAAGGATGCTGTAAGTATTGATAATTTAGCTAACCTGGAGAAAGGTGCAGCTGTGACAGTCAATGGCTGGATCGACAAGAAACCCAACAACGTTGGTAAGAAGTTGGCTTTCTGTACTTTAAGAGATGCCAGTGGTAAGAAAATACAGCTAGTTGACTCTAAATCGCTGTTGAAGGGTGCCAATGTTGAAGATGTAGTTCAAATTCAGGGATCAGTTGCACCCAAAAGATCGAAAGATGCCACTGCTGAAGAatcctttgaaatcaaacTAGAATCTATCGTCACACTTAATCCAGCCAACAAGAAACCTTCAGAGTTACAGCATTTTAAGACAGAGGGGACGTATCCCCCGGAATACAGGTTCCTGCAGCTCAGATTACCAGAATATCAGgataagttgaagaaaagattcGAGATTACGAAGACTGTTAGGCAATTGTTGGATAAACAGGCATTTACCGAAATAGAGACTCcaattcttttcaaatcgacCCCAGAGGGTGCTAGAGAGTTTCTAGTGCCAACGAGGAAGGCCGctgatgattcaaaaaaaCCAACATTTTACGCTTTGCCTCAAAGTCCGCAGCAGTACAAGCAGCTGTTGATGGCTAGTGGAGTCAGTCGCTATTTCCAAGTGGCTCGCTGCTTCAGAGATGAGGACTTGAGAGCAGATAGACAACCAGAATTCACGCAGATTGATATCGAGATGGCTTTTGCTGACGGATCTGACGTCATGAAAGTGGTAGAGGATACTGTCATTTCGACCTGGAACGAGCACGCTCCAAGCTGTGAACTGCTAACGTTAGATAGAAGTGGAAAATTAGTACCGGTACAAGGACAGCCAGTGTACCAGATGTCTTATCAGCAAGCAATGACCCAATACGGTATTGATAAGCCTGACCTTAGAGCACCAGATCTAAAGATCATGGATTTATCCGAGTTCAAAGCTTTTGGCCATACAAACAAAGATTTTCCTGTTTTCGAGGTTATGGTCCTCCGAAATGCGTTTAATCCTGAAGAAGGGTCCAACAATTGGTCGTTCTTAACAAACATTGACGATTATAACTCCAGGGTACCTATTGTGGTGCCAATAGAAACTGAACAAGAtgaatcttcttggttCGAAAAGTTTTTGTCTATTGCTACATTTGAGAATCCAAAGCTGGTAACAAggttcttgaatttgaagaaaggcGACATTATTTGTGGCTCCACAAGACAGCATGCTCGTCACTTATTTGAAAATCCCACTCCCATGGGAAGGCTACGCCAACTTGTACTGCAAAACACCAAAGGTAAAGATCTATATCAGCAGACGACAAAAAATGTTGTCTCATGGGTCATCGATTTTCCATTGTTCTCACCTGTTGAGACTATGGCTGAAAAGAATGCTCACTATCCAATTTATGAGCCAGGGGCGGTCACAGCGACTCATCATCCCTTCACAATGGTACGCCTTGCAGATTATGAAAAGTTAAAAACTAATCCTTTACAATGTCTAGGGCAACATTATGATTTAGTCATTGATGGTGTTGAATTGGGAGGCGGTTCGACGAGAATACATGACCCAGAATTACAAGAATACATCTTTGAACAAGTACTCAATATCACTAACGCAGAAGTTTTGTTTGGACATTTACTTAAAGCTTTCCAAATGGGCACACCTCCACATGCAGGTTTTGCCATTGGATTCGACAGAATGTGTGCCATGCTATGTGGTACCCAAAGTATCCGTGATGTTATTGCATTCCCAAAGAGCATAACGGGTTCAGATCTTGTGGTCGGGAGCCCCACTACTGTTCCAGAGAAGACATTGAACAATTACAACGTTGCTTACGCTAAGACAAAATAG
- the SWD3 gene encoding Swd3p (similar to Saccharomyces cerevisiae SWD3 (YBR175W); ancestral locus Anc_8.585), with the protein MFQFKLQLSEDDDSNGVATCAKFSPDGSRVAVVKGTVVLIWELEGDGTPLIITTSHIRPISDVCWSPDGQCVATASDDFSIETTHLEYGSLHRFMGHTAPVVSLCFNDKGNLLFSSSMDESIKIWDVLNGSVMRTVAAHSESVVSIDIPADDSTIVCSGSYDGLIRVFDTASGHCLKTLTYDKDWKSENGVVPITQVKCSRNGRYLVVKSLDGIVKLWDCIRGYVVRTFKVESDEVRNLQRSCGMDLLYPESGLPPVVVSGYELGQIYCWDSADKRLVQLLEGERHRGSPIMSIHCHGNLMCSLSLDGECNLWEWKQSA; encoded by the coding sequence ATGTTCCAATTCAAGCTTCAACTGtctgaagatgatgatagTAATGGTGTGGCGACTTGTGCCAAGTTTTCTCCCGATGGAAGCCGTGTAGCAGTTGTGAAAGGAACGGTCGTGCTAATCTGGGAACTAGAAGGGGATGGAACGCCATTGATTATTACCACGTCGCATATAAGGCCTATATCAGATGTTTGCTGGTCTCCAGATGGCCAATGTGTCGCTACGGCTTCGGATGACTTTTCCATTGAGACTACACACTTGGAATACGGCTCTTTGCACAGATTTATGGGCCATACGGCGCCCGTTGTGTCACTGTGCTTCAATGACAAGGGAAATCTGCtgttttcatcatcgatgGATGAGAGCATCAAGATCTGGGATGTTTTGAATGGGTCTGTGATGAGAACAGTAGCAGCGCACTCAGAATCGGTCGTCTCAATCGATATACCGGCAGATGATTCCACCATTGTATGCTCTGGATCATATGATGGGCTGATCAGGGTGTTTGATACGGCATCAGGACATTGCTTAAAGACATTGACTTACGACAAGGACTGGAAGAGCGAAAACGGTGTAGTGCCCATAACACAAGTCAAGTGCTCACGGAATGGCAGATACTTAGTAGTCAAATCACTCGATGGTATTGTCAAACTTTGGGATTGTATACGAGGCTACGTGGTGCGTACCTTCAAAGTTGAATCAGATGAAGTGCGAAATTTACAAAGGTCTTGCGGCATGGACTTGCTGTACCCTGAATCAGGGTTGCCTCCAGTAGTGGTGAGTGGTTACGAACTGGGTCAAATCTATTGTTGGGATTCGGCAGATAAGAGACTAGTACAATTGCTAGAAGGCGAACGACATCGAGGTAGCCCGATCATGAGCATTCACTGTCACGGGAATCTGATGTGTTCACTCTCACTGGATGGAGAATGTAACTTGTGGGAGTGGAAGCAGTCAGCTTAA
- the NPL4 gene encoding nuclear protein localization protein 4 (similar to Saccharomyces cerevisiae NPL4 (YBR170C); ancestral locus Anc_8.589): MMIVRFRSKDGMQRVSCQESDAFGSLIDKVSKSLSPNADISTITVGDKQGQANELLAGIASRTVADLGLKHGDIVFIEYQEKQGGGNATEKTQEAIASSQSVRVAPISVSGPLQVKELPVDEELEKQEGLIPRKRSSLCKHGDRAMCEYCSPLPPWDKEYHNEHNIKHISFHSYLKQLNEHTNKANGSSYIAPLSQPNFKIDKKCHNGHEPWPRGICSKCQPSAITLQQQEFRMVDHVVFQKSDLINEFIEAWRDTGTQRFGYMYGSYQTYDATPLGTKAVVEAIYEPPQHDEQDGLTMDMEQVEKEMDHVDNLAQQMGLQRLGLIFTDLTDAGFGDGSVLCKRHKDSFFLSSLEIIMAAKHQSRHQNVCKFSEQGVFSSKFVTCVISGNLETEIDISSYQVSTSAEALVEADMISGCTHPSMAYINDTTTERYVPEIFYTKKNEYGLTVKENAKPAFPVDYLLLSLTHGFPKDNSETPPIFHTTAGFPWANRQAMGRSQDYYELKKYLFNVANSGDYNALRDKISNFQLLIYVHSLEILSQQEWQLLAQTASAEQSDQAEQALLQLVSSPGWQTLMMILQTS, from the coding sequence ATGATGATTGTGAGATTCAGATCTAAGGATGGCATGCAAAGAGTTTCCTGCCAAGAAAGTGATGCTTTTGGCAGTTTAATTGATAAGGTTAGTAAAAGTTTGAGCCCGAACGCTGATATTAGTACAATTACCGTTGGAGACAAGCAAGGCCAGGCCAATGAGCTCCTCGCAGGTATTGCTAGTCGTACTGTTGCTGACTTAGGTTTGAAACATGGAGACATTGTGTTTATTGAGTACCAGGAGAAACAAGGTGGTGGCAACGCCACTGAGAAGACGCAAGAGGCAATTGCTAGTTCACAGTCAGTGAGAGTAGCTCCCATTAGTGTTTCAGGGCCACTTCAAGTAAAGGAATTACcagttgatgaagaattagagaaacaagaaggtTTGATCCCTCGAAAGAGATCTAGCCTATGCAAACATGGAGATCGCGCAATGTGTGAATACTGCTCACCATTACCACCTTGGGACAAGGAATACCATAATGAACATAATATCAAGCATATCTCTTTTCATTCATATTTGAAGCAACTGAATGAGCATACAAATAAGGCCAATGGTAGTTCTTACATTGCTCCCTTATCTCAACCAAATTTTAAGATCGACAAGAAATGTCACAATGGCCATGAACCATGGCCTCGTGGTATCTGTTCCAAGTGTCAACCTTCGGCTATCACATTACAACAACAGGAATTCAGAATGGTAGACCATGTGGTTTTCCAGAAAAGTGATTTGATTAACGAGTTTATAGAGGCTTGGAGAGACACAGGTACCCAGAGGTTTGGTTACATGTACGGGAGTTACCAGACGTATGATGCTACCCCTCTGGGAACTAAAGCTGTCGTTGAAGCGATTTACGAGCCACCACAACACGACGAACAGGATGGGCTGACTATGGATATGGAACAAGtagagaaagagatggatCATGTTGATAACTTGGCTCAGCAAATGGGATTACAAAGATTAGGGCTCATCTTTACTGATCTCACGGATGCCGGTTTTGGTGATGGATCCGTGTTGTGCAAGAGACACAAggattctttcttcctaTCATCGTTAGAAATCATTATGGCGGCTAAGCACCAATCAAGACACCAAAACGTATGCAAATTCAGTGAACAAGGCGTATTCTCGTCGAAATTCGTGACTTGCGTGATCTCGGGGAACTTAGAGACAGAGATCGATATCTCGTCATACCAGGTTTCGACGAGCGCCGAAGCACTAGTCGAAGCCGACATGATTAGTGGATGTACCCACCCTTCCATGGCCTATATCAACGATACTACCACAGAGAGGTACGTTCCAGAAATTTTTTacaccaagaagaatgaataCGGACTCACAGTCAAGGAAAACGCCAAACCAGCATTCCCAGTCGACTATCTTCTACTCTCACTCACCCATGGTTTCCCTAAGGACAACTCCGAGACACCACCCATCTTCCATACCACAGCTGGGTTCCCCTGGGCCAACCGACAAGCTATGGGAAGATCCCAAGATTATTATGAGCTAAAAAAGTACCTCTTTAACGTAGCAAACAGTGGTGATTACAACGCCTTACGTGACAAGATTTCTAACTTCCAACTACTCATTTACGTCCACtcacttgaaattttatcCCAACAAGAATGGCAATTACTCGCCCAGACGGCCTCCGCAGAACAATCGGACCAGGCAGAACAAGCGCTACTACAATTAGTCTCGTCTCCAGGCTGGCAGACCCTGATGATGATCCTCCAAACGAGCTAA
- the UMP1 gene encoding Ump1p (similar to Saccharomyces cerevisiae UMP1 (YBR173C); ancestral locus Anc_8.586), protein MNVVPESNFKSTVSTDQASESVSNVLRTLPDTLRQQEGGAVPISSQLNDRHPLEARLQYWDKTQRNRQLEQYRQLFGVAEPMKRVMELEIVERTDFNPLNQSSLHRDILMNKDASIDWEDVYPGQALQSGLNVGDDVHTRIERQVGI, encoded by the coding sequence ATGAACGTGGTGCCTGAATCAAACTTCAAGAGTACCGTATCGACGGATCAGGCGTCTGAGAGTGTTTCAAATGTTCTCCGGACTCTCCCTGATACTTTGCGCCAACAAGAAGGTGGTGCCGTGCCCATCTCTTCACAATTGAACGATAGACACCCATTGGAAGCCCGTTTACAATACTGGGATAAGACACAACGCAATCGTCAATTGGAACAATACCGTCAATTATTTGGTGTCGCCGAACCTATGAAACGTGTAAtggaacttgaaattgttgaaagaacGGATTTCAACCCATTGAACCAGTCGTCGTTGCACAGGGATATTCTGATGAACAAGGATGCTAGTATAGATTGGGAAGATGTGTACCCTGGTcaagctttgcaaagtgGGTTGAATGTTGGGGATGACGTTCATACGCGGATCGAGCGTCAAGTTGGTATATAA
- the TDEL0A05310 gene encoding GYF domain-containing protein (similar to Saccharomyces cerevisiae SMY2 (YBR172C) and YPL105C; ancestral locus Anc_8.587) produces the protein MNYQSPYQSPLNSVAYQFQNMGIRGSSGVDPSLLGAQSSSSPFVAAQQYPSLHAGHASSLINGWGDESGRSSPYPSQLGTPSMNGSHTNLLGPQMGVSIGMPPLESQWRYIDTQGAVQGPFGSLAMSQWYASGYFQHTLQICRIGTTVEPFGINDKFITLGDLIAKVSDFQDPFGAFDRLLAAGTVAAPIDSSLLKQQQHEPVAKTESGDFTHDEILQLKDPDGGFYREVVVQVPVSKKRIEKVDLGADANSAVSEVKEEKSEVIPVAVQETTNPELDRTRSVETKRQQKAEEMAKKLLKEQEAQEEERRKKEESRKLKKQQKQASKQQEQESKTAAEPSGSRKKDLVQSEITIESTAPKAPVAPWANKTQNVESPRISIAELHKREDLEQAKRDQERERAERVVASQLQKQILKEEKTQKDLKSVLTWASKPAPPPVSVEIQPPQPKKGASNKDINKKSKPSETLAADALKDFNNPSFIEEQTKLWEKAQREKALRAASTTTTTTHTRDDGKEWTTITTKASNATSNVQPRVVNQPKSYISPDKLRVVGGTSHKQIGSFTTNPNAKTKSTAPAATAGSRISHRQDFLRWCRSQMKLNKGVEVNSVLEVLLSLPAGSEAKEIIADTIYSNSSTMDGRRFATEFIKRRVECERLVKDPLTWSEALALPEGTEDDWEFQVVSKKKGRKNRAE, from the coding sequence ATGAACTACCAATCGCCCTACCAGAGCCCGTTGAACAGTGTGGCTTATCAATTCCAGAATATGGGGATCCGCGGGTCTTCTGGGGTGGATCCCTCACTTTTGGGGGCGCaaagctcttcttcaccattcGTGGCAGCTCAACAGTACCCTTCGTTGCACGCCGGTCATGCTTCCTCGCTTATTAATGGTTGGGGAGACGAATCAGGGCGTTCTTCGCCCTATCCTTCACAGTTGGGCACTCCTTCAATGAATGGCAGTCATACCAACCTTTTGGGTCCACAGATGGGCGTTTCCATAGGAATGCCTCCGTTGGAGTCACAGTGGAGATATATTGACACGCAAGGTGCGGTTCAAGGCCCATTCGGGTCGTTGGCAATGTCTCAGTGGTATGCCTCGGGATATTTCCAGCATACTTTGCAGATTTGTAGAATTGGGACCACTGTGGAGCCTTTTGGGATTAATGATAAGTTCATTACGCTTGGGGATCTTATTGCGAAAGTTAGTGATTTCCAGGATCCTTTTGGTGCTTTTGATCGTTTGTTGGCAGCAGGAACTGTTGCAGCACCCATTGATTCGTCTCTGTTgaagcagcagcaacaTGAACCGGTGGCCAAAACGGAGAGTGGAGATTTCACTCATGATgagattttgcaattgaaggaCCCTGATGGTGGATTTTATCGTGAGGTTGTTGTCCAAGTGCCAGtgagcaagaagaggatTGAAAAAGTGGATTTAGGCGCTGATGCCAACTCTGCTGTCTCTGAAGTTAAAGAGGAGAAATCTGAAGTGATTCCTGTTGCTGTTCAGGAAACAACAAATCCAGAACTTGACAGGACAAGAAGCGTTGAAACTAAGCGCCAACAGAAGGCGGAAGAAATGGCCaagaagctgttgaaagaacaagaagcgcaagaagaagagcgtaggaagaaagaggaatCGCgcaagttgaaaaaacaaCAAAAGCAGGCATCAAAGCAGCAAGAACAGGAGAGTAAAACTGCAGCAGAACCAAGCGGTTCTAGAAAAAAAGATCTGGTTCAATCTGAGATCACTATCGAGAGTACTGCCCCAAAGGCACCTGTGGCTCCATGGGCAAACAAAACCCAAAACGTCGAAAGTCCCAGGATTTCGATCGCAGAGTTACACAAGAGGGAAGATTTGGAACAGGCTAAGAGAGATCAGGAACGCGAACGTGCGGAACGTGTGGTTGCTTCACAGTTGCAAAAGCAGATTTTAAAGGAGGAAAAAACTCAAAAGGATCTAAAGTCTGTGCTTACTTGGGCTAGTAAGCCTGCACCACCACCTGTGTCCGTAGAGATCCAGCCACCCCAACCAAAGAAGGGAGCATCTAACAAGGACATAAACAAAAAGAGCAAGCCTTCTGAAACGTTGGCTGCcgatgctttgaaagattttaACAACCCATCATTCATTGAGGAGCAAACAAAACTTTGGGAAAAAGCTCAACGGGAGAAGGCATTACGTGCAGCTTCCACTACGACCACCACTACGCATACTAGAGATGATGGGAAAGAATGGACCACTATCACCACAAAAGCCTCCAACGCCACTAGCAACGTTCAACCTAGAGTGGTCAATCAACCCAAATCCTACATCAGCCCCGATAAACTACGGGTTGTTGGAGGTACATCGCATAAACAGATTGGTTCATTTACTACTAACCCCAATGCCAAGACCAAGAGTACTGCACCAGCCGCAACAGCAGGCAGTAGAATATCTCACCGCCAAGATTTCCTGAGATGGTGTAGATCGcagatgaagttgaataAAGGTGTGGAGGTCAACAGTGTCCTGGAAGTCCTATTGAGTTTGCCCGCCGGCTCTGAGGCAAAGGAGATCATCGCAGATACGATTTACTCGAACAGTAGCACCATGGATGGTAGAAGATTCGCCACTGAGTTCATCAAGAGACGCGTTGAATGTGAGAGGCTAGTTAAGGATCCCTTGACTTGGAGTGAAGCCCTGGCCCTACCGGAAGGGACCGAAGATGATTGGGAATTCCAAGTTGTCAGTAAGAAAAAGGGCAGAAAGAATAGAGCCGAGTAA